CCGACCCCGCTGTCGATGCAGGACACGGTCAATCAACCCCGCTATTCCTGCAAGCAATTGTCCGGGGATTCCGCCAACAAGGCCGCGGCATCCGTGGTCGCGACCCCGCAGGGCGAGGCGGCCTCCAAGCTGGATACGGGAGTAGTGAACCCGGCCCTGCTATCCTGCGGCGTCTTGGAAGAGGGGACCGTTATCAACGTACCGACCGGAAAATCGGCTTCCGGCACCTTCCCCGTTTCCAGCGAAACCAGCCTGCTGGTTCTGAAAGGGACGGATACCACCACCTATACAAGTCCGAAGGTTTTAGCGCCGGTGGTGGCGCCCTTGGCGCAATGCGTGCCCACCATGGGGAAGGAAAGCACCACCTATTCCGTAGCGGTGCAATCCGGCGCGGCCGCGGGCGATCTGGTGGTGCAAGACTTGGCGCAATCCTGCCAGTCGCCCTAACGATCGCCTTCCATTAAGGCCCACGGCCTCCGCGATGCCGGGCCATCGATCAAGGGATGGCGTACCATCGCTTACGCGATGGTCTTGTTCTCCGCCTCGCTCTTGTTCGCCTTGGAGTAATCGTTTTCCTGGCGCGCGTGGTTGACGGCGTTCTTTTGCATGTAAATGCGGTAAACCCCTTCGGCGTCCAGGCCCGCCGTCATCGCCAGGGACATCCAGAAGTGCAATTGATCGATGATTTCCACCCGGATGTTCTGCATGTCGAGATGATCCTTGGACCACCATTTCCAGAGCAGCTCTTCCTTCAGTTCGCGGGATTCGTCGTCCAGGGCTTGCAGGTATTTGCCCAGCCATTCGTTGACCTTGGTGTTGGGGCCGAGGCCGGATTTCTGGGCTTCGGCGATCAAGGCCGCCATGGTGAGGACCTTGCCCTCGTTGTCGCGGATGTCCTTCTTGGCGAAGATGCGATCGTTGAGTTCGAGCTGGAGGGCGAAGAGTTGATCGAGCTTGTCGGCCATCGGGAACGCCTGGGTTGGGGTGAGGCGGCAAAGATAGCAGCCGGGGGCCTTCGGCGGAATGGGAGTCGCGGCCCCGGGAGGCCCCGAAGCGCGGTCAGCGGGAGGAAAGGGCCTTGACGGGGTACTTCGCCCCCAGGATTTGCCGCTGGCGGGGGACCCAGCGATCTTCCAAGGCCTTGCGGACGTCCTCGTAGCGGGTCTTTTGGCCGGGCCCGGGCAGGCAGATATCCGCGTAGGCTTCCTGATAGTTGCGGGCCACTTCCGGGAATTCCGGCACCAGGGGAGCGGTCGTCAGGCGGTTCTCCACCAATTGCTGGGACG
This region of Fibrobacterota bacterium genomic DNA includes:
- a CDS encoding dUTPase codes for the protein MADKLDQLFALQLELNDRIFAKKDIRDNEGKVLTMAALIAEAQKSGLGPNTKVNEWLGKYLQALDDESRELKEELLWKWWSKDHLDMQNIRVEIIDQLHFWMSLAMTAGLDAEGVYRIYMQKNAVNHARQENDYSKANKSEAENKTIA